The following are encoded in a window of Halosolutus halophilus genomic DNA:
- a CDS encoding DUF302 domain-containing protein, with the protein MTIANKTICQLTRETVKKGLHPVIDRLGIETAIRVTTPVSVSDAEAALREELAEEGVEVLADVDVQAIHHHYNLEYPEFTILCVGNRRELEAEMAIDPGLGAFVPLSVILYDLDGETRVSAVRPTTLLALFTDDDLQRAIQETEGVLWRVLTEGIPAAEVLSEEPPLMPGEESTRTRIKKALNLVLTLVDAEYSIHVSSPLP; encoded by the coding sequence ATGACAATCGCTAACAAGACCATCTGTCAGCTCACTCGCGAGACGGTCAAGAAGGGACTCCACCCGGTAATCGATCGGCTCGGCATCGAGACGGCTATTCGCGTCACGACGCCCGTTTCCGTGTCGGACGCCGAAGCGGCGCTCCGCGAGGAGCTCGCCGAGGAGGGGGTCGAGGTGCTTGCGGACGTGGACGTCCAGGCCATCCACCACCACTACAACCTCGAGTATCCCGAGTTCACGATCCTCTGTGTGGGCAACCGACGAGAGCTGGAGGCGGAGATGGCGATCGATCCGGGACTCGGCGCGTTCGTCCCGCTGTCGGTGATTCTCTACGACCTCGACGGCGAGACCCGGGTGAGCGCGGTGCGACCGACCACGCTGCTGGCCCTGTTCACCGACGACGACCTCCAGCGAGCCATCCAGGAGACAGAGGGGGTGCTCTGGCGGGTTCTCACGGAAGGGATCCCCGCCGCCGAGGTACTCAGCGAGGAGCCGCCGCTGATGCCCGGCGAAGAATCCACCCGAACGCGGATCAAGAAGGCGCTCAACCTCGTGCTCACGCTGGTCGACGCCGAGTACAGCATCCACGTCTCGAGTCCGCTCCCGTGA
- a CDS encoding DUF5518 domain-containing protein, with protein sequence MVPDTASLSTDDRPASDDGFGIVLNGLIGGIVGVVLSFVPFVSTVAGGAIAGYLEGGEASDGLTVGAIAGLVMVVPYALFAFVILFMLGLGGSPPGFGVMAIVVVLFAAAFTVGLSALGAVLGVALAENR encoded by the coding sequence ATGGTTCCCGATACCGCGTCCCTCTCGACGGACGATCGCCCTGCGTCCGACGACGGCTTCGGCATCGTCCTCAACGGACTGATCGGCGGAATCGTCGGTGTCGTCCTCTCGTTCGTGCCGTTCGTCTCGACGGTCGCCGGCGGCGCGATCGCCGGCTACCTCGAGGGCGGCGAGGCGAGCGACGGGCTGACGGTCGGAGCGATCGCCGGGCTGGTGATGGTCGTCCCGTACGCGCTGTTCGCCTTCGTGATTTTGTTCATGCTCGGTCTCGGCGGTAGCCCGCCCGGGTTCGGGGTGATGGCCATCGTCGTGGTGCTGTTCGCTGCGGCGTTCACCGTCGGATTGAGCGCGCTCGGTGCCGTTCTCGGCGTCGCCCTCGCGGAGAACCGCTGA
- a CDS encoding DUF7501 family protein, with protein MSVNTTTNWSDPGTCPFCGDELSSPGVGFIDHIDENATCETSFDQWRGNLSGDLAGEWSG; from the coding sequence ATGTCCGTGAACACGACGACGAACTGGTCCGACCCCGGCACCTGTCCGTTCTGCGGCGACGAACTGTCCAGCCCCGGCGTGGGGTTCATCGATCACATCGACGAGAACGCGACCTGCGAAACCAGCTTCGACCAGTGGCGGGGCAATCTCAGCGGCGACCTCGCTGGCGAGTGGAGCGGGTGA
- a CDS encoding nucleoside deaminase: MTTAQFDRFDHESHMRRAFELARSAVERGDRPFGSVLVRDDAVVMEASNRVLTENDVRRHPELHLAYRARRELDPEARAETAMYTSTEPCPMCAGGLRYAGLGRIVYSVGGDEIGEFAGQETPVRSATVLEGVSEVVGPVLNDEGRALHEAFDW, translated from the coding sequence GTGACCACAGCACAGTTCGACCGTTTCGATCACGAATCGCACATGCGCCGGGCCTTCGAACTCGCCCGATCGGCCGTCGAGCGGGGCGATCGGCCGTTCGGATCCGTGCTCGTTCGCGACGACGCGGTCGTCATGGAAGCCTCGAATCGCGTCCTGACCGAGAACGACGTTCGCCGTCACCCGGAACTGCACCTCGCCTATCGCGCTCGCCGGGAACTCGATCCGGAAGCGCGTGCCGAGACCGCGATGTACACCAGCACCGAACCGTGTCCGATGTGTGCCGGCGGCCTCCGCTACGCCGGACTCGGTCGCATCGTCTACAGCGTCGGGGGCGACGAGATCGGCGAATTCGCGGGCCAGGAGACGCCGGTCCGATCGGCCACCGTCCTCGAAGGCGTCAGCGAGGTCGTCGGGCCCGTACTGAACGACGAGGGGCGGGCGCTCCACGAGGCGTTCGACTGGTGA
- a CDS encoding class I SAM-dependent methyltransferase — MTQDADDVRRRWADRSRAYSPEYYAYYGPDERSERLRTVLDERVDRDAAVLELGCSSGRHLAHLAEHGYANLTGIDVNDDAFDVMERAYPDLAATGTFHHGAIESVVPSFDDDQFDVVYSIETLQHLHPSCDWLVDDLDRVTAELLVTAEVEPDEADAARAQPADGIHETTVDGIPLYKRRWDRVVAESGFVELRSIDLDRVTVRAFRSTDR; from the coding sequence ATGACTCAGGATGCAGACGACGTTCGGCGTCGATGGGCGGATCGATCGCGGGCCTACTCGCCCGAGTACTACGCGTACTACGGACCCGACGAGCGGAGCGAGCGGCTCCGTACCGTGCTCGACGAGCGGGTTGATCGAGATGCGGCCGTGCTCGAACTCGGCTGTAGTTCGGGTCGACACCTCGCACACCTCGCCGAGCACGGCTACGCGAATCTCACCGGCATCGACGTCAACGACGACGCGTTCGACGTGATGGAACGGGCCTATCCCGACCTCGCGGCCACGGGCACGTTTCACCACGGTGCGATCGAGTCCGTCGTTCCCTCGTTCGACGACGACCAGTTCGACGTCGTCTACTCGATCGAGACGCTCCAGCACCTGCATCCGTCCTGTGACTGGCTGGTCGACGACCTCGATCGGGTGACGGCCGAGTTGCTCGTCACCGCCGAAGTCGAACCCGACGAGGCCGACGCCGCTCGGGCGCAACCGGCCGACGGGATTCACGAGACGACCGTCGACGGAATCCCCCTGTACAAACGCCGCTGGGATCGCGTGGTTGCCGAGTCCGGATTCGTCGAACTCCGTTCGATCGACCTCGACCGGGTCACTGTCAGGGCGTTTCGATCGACGGACCGGTGA
- a CDS encoding sodium:calcium antiporter has product MRRRALGAISAAFALTLPWVVVWGAADLLPRLTGAVLPGGGYEAPAVFRPSTLGTVIVTGLAVLGAAFLLAWAAETAEKDVPQAFAIAVLAVLAVAPEYAVDALYAWNAGQFAGTPRGIEAGNLAVANMTGANRILIGIGWAGVALFTIFRRGASSDPAVETRPGFLADVVVLDREIGLEIVFLLIATLWAFLVPLNGGIDVFDMLFLVGLYVCYIAVILRGDVEPDMDHVGVPAYLQHFPKRRRIATILLLFAYSGVMIFTAVEPFAHGLERLGEGVGIPSFFMIQWIAPLASEAPELIVVVYLVNKARSTAGFNALISSKLNQWTLLIGTLVIVHSIALARYGVLAFDYKQAAEIWLTAAQSFFAISLLIRFEISVKEAVTLLVLFLSQVLLEFAIIREFVTIPISSTDVLIAYSVVYVVLGTVLFVRRRRAFSRLVRRAAGTVGDAMSIGEGRSHSADD; this is encoded by the coding sequence ATGAGACGACGAGCGCTCGGCGCGATTTCGGCCGCGTTCGCACTGACACTTCCCTGGGTCGTCGTGTGGGGGGCCGCCGATCTACTCCCCCGGCTCACGGGGGCCGTACTCCCGGGCGGTGGGTACGAAGCACCGGCTGTGTTCCGTCCGTCGACGCTCGGGACGGTGATTGTGACTGGTCTCGCCGTCCTCGGGGCCGCATTTCTGCTCGCGTGGGCCGCCGAAACCGCCGAGAAGGACGTCCCCCAGGCGTTCGCGATCGCAGTACTGGCGGTGCTAGCGGTCGCGCCCGAGTACGCCGTCGACGCACTCTACGCGTGGAACGCGGGCCAGTTCGCGGGGACTCCGCGCGGGATCGAGGCGGGTAACCTCGCCGTGGCCAACATGACCGGTGCGAACCGTATCCTGATCGGCATCGGCTGGGCCGGCGTCGCCCTCTTTACGATCTTCCGCCGGGGCGCGTCGTCAGACCCCGCGGTCGAAACCCGACCCGGCTTCCTCGCCGACGTGGTCGTCCTCGATCGGGAGATCGGCCTCGAGATCGTGTTCCTGTTGATCGCAACGCTCTGGGCGTTCCTCGTGCCGCTCAACGGCGGTATCGACGTCTTCGATATGCTGTTCCTGGTCGGGCTGTACGTCTGCTACATCGCGGTCATCCTCCGGGGCGATGTCGAACCCGACATGGACCACGTCGGCGTTCCGGCGTATCTCCAGCACTTCCCGAAGCGGCGCCGGATCGCCACCATCCTCCTGCTGTTCGCCTACTCCGGCGTGATGATCTTCACGGCCGTCGAACCCTTCGCACACGGACTCGAGCGTCTCGGCGAAGGAGTCGGCATCCCGTCCTTTTTCATGATCCAGTGGATCGCACCGCTGGCCTCCGAAGCGCCGGAGTTGATCGTCGTCGTCTATCTGGTGAACAAGGCGCGCTCGACGGCGGGATTCAACGCGCTCATCTCGTCGAAGCTCAACCAGTGGACGCTGCTCATCGGGACGCTCGTCATCGTTCATTCGATCGCGCTCGCCCGGTACGGCGTCCTCGCGTTCGACTACAAACAGGCGGCCGAGATCTGGCTGACCGCCGCGCAGTCGTTTTTCGCCATCTCGCTTCTGATCAGATTCGAAATCTCCGTGAAGGAGGCGGTGACGCTGCTCGTACTCTTTCTCTCACAGGTCCTGCTCGAGTTCGCCATTATCCGGGAGTTCGTCACGATACCGATCTCGAGTACCGACGTCCTGATCGCCTACAGCGTCGTCTACGTCGTCCTCGGGACGGTATTGTTCGTCCGCCGGCGACGGGCGTTCTCCCGACTCGTCCGGCGAGCCGCGGGCACGGTGGGTGACGCGATGTCGATCGGCGAGGGTCGATCGCACAGTGCCGACGACTGA
- a CDS encoding phosphopantetheine adenylyltransferase, producing MLVAVAGTFGPIHDGHRLLFEHALRFGEDGVIVGLTGDDLATETRHVPRPVPPYEDRERSVAAEFAAIDEWDREVTIRTLTDPHEIVTDDPAIDALVVSPETADELEAINEARRDHGFDPLTGIVAPYVLADDGERISSTRIVQGEIDEHGTVIE from the coding sequence ATGCTCGTCGCAGTCGCCGGCACCTTCGGACCGATTCACGACGGCCACCGCCTGTTGTTCGAGCACGCGCTCCGGTTCGGCGAGGACGGCGTCATCGTCGGGCTGACCGGCGACGACCTCGCCACCGAGACGCGCCACGTCCCGCGGCCGGTTCCTCCCTACGAGGACCGCGAGCGATCGGTCGCGGCGGAATTCGCGGCGATCGACGAGTGGGACCGCGAGGTGACGATCAGGACGCTCACCGACCCCCACGAGATCGTGACGGACGACCCGGCGATCGACGCGCTGGTCGTCTCGCCCGAGACCGCGGACGAACTCGAGGCGATCAACGAGGCACGGAGGGACCACGGGTTCGACCCGCTTACGGGAATCGTAGCACCGTACGTGCTCGCCGACGACGGCGAACGCATATCCTCGACGCGGATCGTTCAGGGTGAGATCGACGAACACGGGACGGTGATCGAGTGA
- a CDS encoding DUF1059 domain-containing protein, with protein sequence MTNDLQSEEDSTMALQVACDTAVSGCVFLMRTEENDKERLVEIAREHVKEQHGKEFTRDEIEARHVETVEV encoded by the coding sequence ATGACAAACGACCTGCAATCGGAAGAAGACAGCACGATGGCACTACAGGTAGCGTGCGACACAGCCGTTTCGGGGTGCGTCTTCCTCATGCGTACCGAGGAGAACGACAAGGAACGACTGGTGGAGATCGCGCGCGAGCACGTCAAAGAACAGCACGGGAAGGAATTCACACGCGACGAAATCGAAGCCCGTCACGTGGAAACGGTCGAGGTCTAA
- a CDS encoding class I SAM-dependent methyltransferase — protein sequence MPEENGSWTDDGRRATRWPGDESTLTEAIADDLPGGRALDLATGEGRVASVLADRGWSVDAVDISRAMLDRARDRRDERSAAAGRSGSIDWILADVDSYCFPESVYDVVAIRFFDARDRLDAVKSALAPGGALVYEHHLQSESAASGPGNQYRFESNELLDACADLTVRYYAEDPDRSLVRLVAYADTD from the coding sequence ATGCCGGAGGAGAACGGATCGTGGACCGACGACGGACGACGAGCCACGCGGTGGCCGGGAGACGAGTCCACGCTCACGGAAGCGATCGCCGACGACCTGCCGGGCGGCCGTGCACTCGACCTCGCGACCGGCGAAGGGCGAGTCGCGAGCGTGCTCGCCGACCGCGGCTGGTCGGTCGACGCCGTCGACATCTCGCGCGCGATGCTCGATCGGGCCCGCGATCGGCGGGACGAGCGATCGGCGGCAGCCGGGCGTTCGGGATCGATCGACTGGATCCTCGCCGACGTCGACAGCTACTGTTTTCCCGAGTCCGTCTACGACGTCGTGGCGATCCGGTTCTTCGACGCCCGCGATCGGCTGGACGCCGTCAAATCCGCCCTCGCGCCCGGAGGCGCCCTCGTCTACGAACACCACCTCCAGTCGGAGTCGGCGGCGAGCGGCCCCGGCAACCAGTATCGGTTCGAATCGAACGAATTGCTCGACGCCTGCGCGGACCTGACCGTCAGGTACTACGCCGAGGATCCCGACCGATCGCTGGTCCGACTCGTCGCGTACGCCGACACAGACTGA
- a CDS encoding alpha/beta fold hydrolase translates to MALHEGNGGPSGVDVAGPRDAQSIVFVHGAMFTRTMWLPQQRALADGYHVVAPDLPGHGVFGDEPFRMGAAIERLRRVIDAETDGSAVLVGLSLGGYAATEYAHRYPGDVDGLVLSGSSANPVRGLELLTRATGGIARLLTKPDVGKRAVERLATRWVRNRDLPPDIETAIVESGFYPKQFGEAGPEIAGRDFRDALSTYPGSTLILNGENDTLMRRGEQAHAAAAQDGRIEVLSDVGHICNLHRPETYSSRVRNFVQRRVPQR, encoded by the coding sequence ATGGCACTGCACGAGGGAAACGGCGGTCCGAGCGGCGTCGACGTCGCGGGCCCCCGGGACGCGCAGTCGATCGTGTTCGTCCACGGCGCGATGTTCACGCGAACGATGTGGCTCCCCCAGCAGCGGGCGCTCGCCGACGGATACCACGTCGTGGCTCCCGATCTCCCCGGTCACGGGGTGTTCGGCGACGAACCGTTCCGAATGGGGGCTGCGATCGAACGGCTACGACGGGTGATCGACGCGGAGACGGACGGGAGTGCGGTACTCGTCGGCCTCTCGCTCGGTGGCTACGCCGCGACGGAGTACGCCCACCGCTATCCCGGGGACGTGGATGGACTGGTCCTGTCCGGCAGTAGCGCCAACCCGGTCCGCGGGTTGGAACTTCTCACGCGGGCGACCGGCGGGATAGCCCGGCTCCTCACGAAACCCGACGTCGGCAAACGCGCGGTCGAACGACTCGCGACGCGGTGGGTCCGCAACCGCGATCTCCCGCCGGACATCGAGACGGCGATCGTCGAATCCGGCTTCTATCCGAAGCAGTTCGGTGAAGCGGGTCCGGAAATCGCCGGGCGGGACTTCCGAGACGCGCTCTCGACGTACCCCGGTTCGACCCTGATCCTCAACGGCGAGAACGACACGCTCATGCGCCGCGGCGAGCAGGCGCACGCGGCGGCCGCACAGGACGGCCGCATCGAAGTCCTCTCGGACGTCGGCCACATCTGCAATCTCCACCGGCCGGAGACGTACTCGTCTCGCGTCCGCAACTTCGTGCAACGCCGGGTTCCACAGCGGTGA
- a CDS encoding DUF302 domain-containing protein produces the protein MRDALDRRGQKVLGEVGDTLLVGNPGQAHKALAIEPDVAVFVPLSVTISEEGDETHVRTVRPSTLLAFYGDPDLRDILQEMELLLWNALVDGVPRRVDRERADRATELRRDSAASRVLADASRSGTRDADPAVARMGGRRRVIHGAGRRRRTNAYAIEMPPVTDTRRLRGETSTDPYPACEEVHPAREEMRPAKKPRTRLEPPRPYSVARSRAADGDDHH, from the coding sequence GTGCGTGACGCCCTCGATCGCCGCGGGCAGAAGGTCCTCGGCGAGGTCGGCGACACGTTGCTGGTCGGGAACCCCGGTCAGGCGCACAAGGCCCTCGCGATCGAACCGGACGTCGCCGTCTTCGTCCCGCTCTCGGTGACGATATCTGAAGAGGGCGACGAGACGCACGTCCGAACCGTTCGGCCCTCCACGCTGCTTGCGTTCTACGGCGATCCCGACCTCCGGGATATCCTCCAGGAGATGGAGTTGCTCCTCTGGAACGCGCTCGTCGACGGTGTGCCTCGACGAGTTGACCGAGAAAGGGCTGATCGAGCGACGGAGCTTCGACGAGATTCCGCCGCGAGTCGAGTACTCGCTGACGCCTCGCGGTCGGGAACTCGAGACGCGGATCCAGCCGTTGCTAGAATGGGCGGCAGAAGAAGGGTAATCCACGGGGCAGGTCGGAGGAGACGGACGAACGCGTACGCGATCGAGATGCCGCCCGTAACGGACACCCGCCGGCTCCGGGGGGAAACGAGCACCGACCCGTACCCTGCCTGCGAAGAGGTGCACCCTGCTCGGGAAGAGATGCGCCCTGCGAAGAAACCGCGAACGCGATTGGAACCACCGCGTCCGTATTCGGTAGCCCGATCGAGAGCAGCCGACGGTGACGACCACCACTGA
- a CDS encoding dienelactone hydrolase family protein — translation MAIDELHTVADIPVGDATLEGELAVPADAGGLVVFAHGSGSSRHSPRNNFVAETLRKRGLGTLLFDLLTEEEDRYRENRFDIPLLTDRLVATTTWARNRSQIGDDTSIGYFGSSTGAAAALRGAARPETDVDAVVSRGGRVDMAEDAIDDVTASTLLIVGGEDESVLELNRAVHDALSCQKGLRVIEGAGHLFEGEGELEAVADHAADWFTTHLG, via the coding sequence ATGGCGATCGACGAACTGCACACCGTGGCCGACATTCCCGTCGGTGACGCGACGCTCGAGGGCGAACTCGCCGTGCCCGCCGACGCCGGCGGACTGGTCGTCTTCGCTCACGGAAGCGGCAGCAGCCGGCACAGCCCGCGAAACAACTTCGTCGCGGAGACGCTGCGCAAGCGCGGACTCGGAACCCTGCTGTTCGATCTGCTGACCGAGGAGGAGGATCGCTATCGGGAGAACCGCTTCGACATCCCACTGCTGACCGATCGGCTCGTCGCGACGACGACGTGGGCCCGCAATCGAAGCCAGATCGGGGACGACACCTCGATCGGCTACTTCGGCTCGAGTACGGGCGCTGCGGCGGCACTGCGCGGAGCGGCCCGGCCGGAGACGGACGTCGACGCGGTCGTCTCGCGGGGCGGCCGCGTGGACATGGCCGAGGACGCGATCGACGACGTCACGGCGTCGACGCTGCTGATCGTCGGCGGCGAGGACGAGTCGGTGCTGGAGTTGAACCGGGCGGTCCACGACGCGCTGTCGTGCCAGAAGGGCCTCCGCGTGATCGAGGGTGCTGGCCACCTCTTCGAGGGCGAGGGCGAACTCGAAGCGGTCGCCGATCACGCCGCGGACTGGTTCACGACGCACCTCGGGTGA
- a CDS encoding cold-shock protein, which produces MPTGTVAFFNDTGGYGFIETDEIDDDVFFHMEDVGGPDLEEGQEVEFEIEQADKGPRATNLERL; this is translated from the coding sequence ATGCCAACCGGTACGGTCGCGTTTTTCAACGACACAGGCGGCTACGGCTTCATCGAGACGGACGAGATCGACGACGACGTCTTCTTCCACATGGAAGACGTCGGCGGTCCCGACCTCGAGGAAGGACAGGAAGTTGAGTTCGAGATCGAACAAGCGGACAAGGGGCCACGAGCGACCAACCTCGAACGCCTCTAG
- a CDS encoding aldo/keto reductase codes for MHLPPIGLGTMGIDDPGAVETSLDVGYRHLDTARIYDNERVVGAGLAASDVPREDVTVATKLWVDDLAPDRVRPATEESLDRLGLDRLDLLYVHRPRGPYDPSATLPALDALVDDGLVSNVGLSNFTVDQAARARDHLDAPVAAHQVERHPLFARNDLLADARANDYPLVAYSPLAGGRVGELPEVRAVANEHDVAPESVAIAWLVGTDGVVTVPKASSRAHLESNFAAGDIDLDADDRARIASIDREQELFPE; via the coding sequence ATGCACCTCCCACCGATCGGTCTCGGCACGATGGGCATCGACGACCCCGGGGCCGTCGAGACGTCCCTCGACGTCGGCTACCGGCACCTCGACACGGCCAGGATCTACGACAACGAGCGCGTCGTCGGCGCGGGGCTCGCCGCGAGCGACGTCCCCCGCGAGGACGTGACCGTCGCGACGAAGCTCTGGGTCGACGACCTCGCCCCCGACCGAGTCCGACCAGCGACCGAGGAGAGCCTCGATCGCCTCGGACTCGATCGGCTCGACCTCCTGTACGTCCACCGTCCGCGTGGCCCGTACGACCCGTCGGCGACGCTGCCGGCGCTCGACGCCCTCGTCGACGACGGACTCGTCTCGAACGTCGGCCTCTCGAACTTCACGGTCGACCAGGCGGCGAGGGCCCGAGATCACCTCGACGCGCCCGTCGCGGCCCACCAGGTCGAACGCCACCCGCTGTTCGCACGGAACGACCTCCTCGCCGACGCGCGGGCCAACGACTACCCGCTCGTCGCGTACTCGCCGCTGGCCGGCGGTCGCGTCGGGGAGTTGCCCGAGGTACGGGCAGTCGCCAACGAACACGACGTCGCGCCCGAATCGGTCGCGATCGCCTGGCTCGTCGGCACCGACGGCGTCGTCACGGTCCCGAAAGCCTCCTCGCGTGCGCACCTCGAGTCGAATTTCGCCGCCGGTGATATCGACCTGGACGCCGACGATCGCGCACGCATCGCCTCGATCGATCGAGAGCAGGAGCTGTTTCCGGAGTAA
- a CDS encoding metallophosphoesterase family protein, whose amino-acid sequence MLVLGDAHASDSDRRETLLAYYRAIDPDRVLQVGDLEHYDLPAPTWFVAGNNEDLNVIDALRAGEDPDGTRNVHLLASTAATIDGLRVGGLSGNHAPTKYDLSRAALSGDRRRHFTHEDVDRAAELSDIDVFLTHEAPTGLLWYGYDPGCEHVTDLLETVSPDLCLVGHHHQHRAAEIAGTRVVSLAPAWERYYTLDPETLQLTAHDRDSIE is encoded by the coding sequence ATGCTCGTCCTCGGCGACGCCCACGCGTCCGATTCGGACCGCCGCGAGACGCTGCTCGCGTACTATCGAGCCATAGATCCCGACCGCGTGCTGCAGGTCGGCGACCTCGAACACTACGACCTCCCTGCACCGACGTGGTTCGTCGCGGGCAACAACGAGGACCTGAACGTGATCGACGCGCTCCGGGCGGGCGAGGACCCCGACGGAACGCGAAACGTCCACCTCCTCGCGAGTACGGCGGCCACGATCGACGGCCTCCGCGTAGGTGGACTCTCCGGGAATCACGCTCCGACGAAGTACGACCTGTCACGGGCGGCGCTGTCGGGCGATCGCCGGCGGCACTTCACCCACGAAGACGTCGATCGGGCGGCCGAACTCTCGGATATCGACGTCTTCCTCACCCACGAGGCCCCGACCGGCCTGCTCTGGTACGGCTACGATCCCGGCTGCGAGCACGTGACCGACCTGCTCGAAACCGTCTCACCAGACCTCTGTCTGGTAGGGCACCACCACCAGCACCGGGCGGCGGAGATAGCGGGTACCCGCGTCGTGAGCCTCGCACCGGCGTGGGAGCGGTACTACACGCTCGATCCGGAGACGCTCCAACTGACGGCCCACGATCGGGACTCGATCGAGTGA